One region of Tistrella bauzanensis genomic DNA includes:
- a CDS encoding NAD-dependent epimerase/dehydratase family protein, whose translation MRILLTGASSFTGLWYAEALVAAGHHVTATLYRARADYAADPLRELRVRRLEALVPHLALIERVTFGTDRFRSLFAEAAAAGHPFDVLCHHAADVRDYKSPDFDPVRALADNARGLVGTLRTMKAAGCLRLVLTGSVFEQREGAGTQPATAFSPYGLSKGLTADLYAYYAAREGVTLGKVVIPNPFGPLEEPRFTAYLMRSWAEGRRPGVATPAYVRDNIHAALLAAAYADFVGRIPVDGGFHVSRPSGYVESQGDFARRFAREMQARLLIACPLDLARQTDFPEPPIRINTDRVDADRLGWDEAAAWDAIADFYAERLNLPRRGAATEGDRP comes from the coding sequence ATGCGCATCCTGCTGACGGGCGCCAGTTCCTTCACCGGTCTCTGGTATGCCGAGGCGCTGGTTGCGGCGGGCCACCACGTGACCGCGACGCTGTATCGTGCCCGGGCCGATTATGCCGCCGATCCGCTGCGTGAGCTGCGGGTCCGGCGGCTTGAGGCGTTGGTGCCGCATCTTGCGCTGATCGAGCGGGTGACATTCGGCACCGACCGCTTCCGCTCGCTGTTCGCTGAAGCCGCCGCCGCTGGCCACCCCTTTGATGTGCTGTGCCACCATGCGGCCGATGTCCGCGACTATAAGAGCCCCGACTTCGATCCGGTGCGGGCGCTGGCCGACAATGCCCGCGGGCTGGTCGGCACGTTGAGGACAATGAAGGCTGCGGGCTGCCTGCGGCTGGTATTGACCGGGTCGGTGTTCGAGCAGCGCGAAGGGGCCGGCACCCAGCCGGCGACCGCGTTCAGCCCATACGGTCTGTCCAAGGGGCTGACGGCCGACCTCTATGCCTATTATGCGGCCCGGGAAGGCGTCACGCTTGGCAAGGTGGTGATCCCCAACCCCTTCGGGCCGTTGGAGGAGCCGCGCTTCACCGCCTATCTGATGCGCAGCTGGGCCGAAGGCAGGCGGCCCGGCGTGGCGACACCGGCCTATGTCCGCGACAACATCCATGCGGCGCTGCTGGCGGCGGCCTATGCCGACTTCGTCGGCCGGATCCCCGTGGACGGGGGCTTCCATGTCAGCCGCCCGAGTGGCTATGTCGAAAGTCAGGGCGACTTCGCCCGCAGATTCGCGCGCGAGATGCAGGCCCGGCTTTTGATCGCGTGCCCGCTGGATCTGGCCCGTCAGACCGATTTTCCGGAACCGCCGATCCGGATCAACACGGATCGGGTGGATGCCGACCGGCTGGGGTGGGACGAGGCCGCCGCCTGGGATGCGATTGCCGATTTTTATGCCGAGCGCCTGAACCTGCCTCGCCGCGGGGCTGCCACAGAGGGAGACCGGCCATGA
- a CDS encoding glycosyltransferase family 2 protein yields MSQSLPETVIREAAPWIAEGRAPTIGVAVITYTAKKMLPHCLPPLLASPLKPRVLVMNSSSNDGTVEMAEEMGAETLVVPRRSFNHGMTRERARQALGTDIVVMITPDAYATSPDMIGHLVQPIIDGRAAVTYARQIPHHGAGFFEGFARDFNYPPESHIRSYDEKAKWGSFLYFCSDSCAAWSNPALEAIGGIGPTLTMEDAINAAKMLRRGHRIAYVAEAVVHHSHTYSLEQEFRRMFDVGYERRRQKDLLLDGVRDEKRGGSYVKAMLGKLMREKPQLVPYAILQTGAKYLGYKIGFNAHRLPRSWIPRISGQDFYWTSEAFDLREGREWGTASPRTAG; encoded by the coding sequence ATGAGCCAGAGCCTGCCTGAGACCGTGATCCGCGAAGCGGCCCCCTGGATCGCCGAGGGCCGTGCCCCGACCATCGGCGTCGCCGTGATCACCTATACCGCCAAGAAGATGCTGCCGCACTGCCTGCCACCGCTGCTGGCTTCGCCCCTGAAGCCGCGGGTTCTTGTGATGAACTCGTCGTCCAATGACGGAACGGTGGAAATGGCGGAAGAGATGGGCGCCGAAACCCTGGTGGTGCCGCGCCGGTCATTCAATCATGGCATGACCCGTGAACGTGCGCGTCAGGCACTGGGCACCGACATTGTGGTGATGATCACGCCCGACGCCTATGCGACATCGCCCGACATGATCGGCCATCTTGTCCAGCCGATCATCGACGGCCGCGCGGCGGTGACCTATGCCCGTCAGATCCCACATCATGGTGCCGGCTTCTTCGAAGGCTTTGCACGCGACTTCAACTACCCCCCCGAGAGCCACATCCGCAGCTATGATGAGAAGGCGAAATGGGGCAGCTTCCTCTATTTCTGCTCCGACAGCTGTGCGGCCTGGTCCAACCCGGCGCTGGAGGCGATCGGCGGCATCGGCCCGACATTGACCATGGAAGATGCGATCAACGCCGCCAAGATGCTGAGGCGCGGTCACCGCATCGCCTATGTCGCCGAGGCGGTGGTGCATCATTCGCACACCTACAGCCTGGAACAGGAATTCCGGCGCATGTTCGATGTGGGCTATGAGCGCCGGCGCCAGAAGGATCTGCTGCTTGACGGTGTGCGCGACGAGAAGCGCGGCGGCAGCTATGTGAAGGCGATGCTGGGCAAGCTGATGCGCGAAAAGCCACAGCTTGTTCCCTATGCGATCCTTCAGACTGGTGCCAAATATCTGGGCTACAAGATCGGCTTTAACGCCCACCGGCTGCCGCGCTCGTGGATCCCCAGGATCAGCGGGCAGGATTTCTATTGGACCAGCGAGGCCTTCGATCTGCGCGAGGGCCGCGAATGGGGCACGGCCAGCCCGCGTACCGCCGGCTGA